Genomic window (Nitrospiria bacterium):
CCGGAGTACACACAAGAGCTGGCCTTACTTCAGGATCAAGTTCCTCCACAAGATTTCCCAGGAATTGCCAATCGCATTCAAATAGAACTGGGAAAGGACATTTCACACACCTTTTCCCGATTTAATGAAGAACCGATAGCGGCTGCCTCCCTTGGACAGGTTCATGAGGCCTGGCTCATGGATGGGCGTCACGTGGCGGTAAAGGTCCAATATTTGGGAATTGAGGAAATTGTTAAAACCGATCTGAAAGCCATTCGGTGGGTTACTCTTATACTTCAATGGCGTTTTAAGAAAGTGCGTTTTAATCTTCTTTACAATGAATTTTCCAGACTCCTAAAAGAAGAACTTAATTATATCCAGGAAGGTCGTAACGCAGACCATTTCGGAAAAAACTTTAAAGATGATCCCAGAATTATCGTTCCGAGGGTGATTTGGGAACATACCACCTCCCATGTCCTCACCCTAGAATTTGTGGATGGCGTCAAGATTAATGACCTCGATGGGTTAATGGCCCAAGGAATGGACACCAAAAGCATTGCCCAGCTTTTGGTAGAGTGCTATATGAAACAAATCCTCCAACACCATTTCTTCCATGGAGACCCCCATCCCGGAAATATTTTTGTTCAACCAGGACCCTGCCTGGTTTTTGTCGATTTTGGCCTGGTTCAAAAAATAACCCCATCTATTGATAAGGCAATAAAACAAACCGTGATGGCCATCATCCAACGGGATACAGAAGCCATCATTCAAGGATTAATGGATCTGGGTTTCATTGTGCGCACGGAAAACCCTTCGGATTTGGAACAAGTGGCCTCTTATTTTATGGAAAAGTACAGAGATATGTCTCCAAGGGAATTTCGGGAAATTACAGTGGCCCATGTTGCTGAGGATCTTTCGAAACTTTTACGAGTCCATTCATTTTTACAAATACCCAACCATTTTATTTTATTTGCGAGAACGGCCGGAATGTTGAATGGAATCAACATGGGATTGAACCCTGATCTTAACATGGTTGAACTCGCGAAGCCGTTTGCGCAGGAATATATTAAAGGAGAAAACGATTGGGTCGAAAATATTCTGATTCAAGGTAAAGATTGGGGTTCGACTCTTTACCACCTTCCTAGACAATTAGAGGACTTTTTAAAACAGGCCCGCCGGGGCGAGTTTAAAACAAAAATGACCTCTGAAGATGTAACGGGAATTTTAGGTAAAATTTATAAATTAGGACTCCGTTTGGTACTGGGCCTCATGGCGTTTCTTTTCCTCCTTCTACCCACAATCACACATGACCTTTTTTCCCAACAATTTCAAAATCTTCTCGGTTTGATGGGAATGATCCTATTGATCCCCATTACATTTTCCCTCATAATGGATCTCTTTAAAAAATCTTAAAACAACCCAATGAGATCTTAGTGGTGAACCCATTTGAAAAAATACGAAGAGGAGAGTCAAACAATGCTTAAAGTTTTAGGAGTTCTTTTTATGATTTTGTTAACCTTTGGAGGGGGGTTTTACCTAGGCAGCAACCGTCTTGGAGAGATATCCAATTCCCTAATTGGTTTTAAAAAGGAAATGGGCAAAAAGACCTCGGTCCTAGAAAAAGAAATCAACAAACTTCGCCTTCGAATGACACTCGTTGAAATCCGAAATCATTTAAATAACTCTATGGAAGAACACCGAAAAAGAAATTTTGGGAACGCCCAGGGGGAAATCAAAGAAGCCCAAACAAAATTAGAGAAATC
Coding sequences:
- a CDS encoding AarF/ABC1/UbiB kinase family protein; translated protein: MSNLSLHGRMIHILYLTFNILFSYQFHFIFFFFTHSEKRRVRLSQLHRRKAQQLRETALKLKGVLVKIGQFMSTRVDLLPPEYTQELALLQDQVPPQDFPGIANRIQIELGKDISHTFSRFNEEPIAAASLGQVHEAWLMDGRHVAVKVQYLGIEEIVKTDLKAIRWVTLILQWRFKKVRFNLLYNEFSRLLKEELNYIQEGRNADHFGKNFKDDPRIIVPRVIWEHTTSHVLTLEFVDGVKINDLDGLMAQGMDTKSIAQLLVECYMKQILQHHFFHGDPHPGNIFVQPGPCLVFVDFGLVQKITPSIDKAIKQTVMAIIQRDTEAIIQGLMDLGFIVRTENPSDLEQVASYFMEKYRDMSPREFREITVAHVAEDLSKLLRVHSFLQIPNHFILFARTAGMLNGINMGLNPDLNMVELAKPFAQEYIKGENDWVENILIQGKDWGSTLYHLPRQLEDFLKQARRGEFKTKMTSEDVTGILGKIYKLGLRLVLGLMAFLFLLLPTITHDLFSQQFQNLLGLMGMILLIPITFSLIMDLFKKS